The following proteins are co-located in the Peromyscus eremicus chromosome 13, PerEre_H2_v1, whole genome shotgun sequence genome:
- the LOC131923584 gene encoding MICOS complex subunit Mic10-like: protein MSESDLARKWDRCMAEVEVKLEECGPLAFGSGVGLGMAYSICQQDLQAPYLLHGKYVKRAVTFAENLPVGGKRNHVYSSGMLTCPGVC from the exons ATGTCAGAATCCGACCTCGCCAGAAAGTGGGACCGGTGCATGGCCGAGGTGGAGGTGAAGCTAG AAGAATGTGGGCCATTAGCCTTCGGTTCTGGCGTGGGACTGGGGATGGCCTACTCCATCTGTCAGCAGGACCTGCAGGCCCCGTATCTTCTACATGGAAAATATGTCAAAAGAGCAGTGACGTTTGCTGAGAACCTCCcagtgggaggaaagagaaaccacGTTTATTCCTCAGGAATGCTGACGTGCCCTGGAGTGTGCTGA
- the LOC131923041 gene encoding MOB-like protein phocein isoform X1 yields MVMAEGTAVLRRNRPGTKAQDFYNWPDESFDEMDSTLAVQQYIQQNIRADCSNIDKILEPPEGQDEGVWKYEHLRQFCLELNGLAVKLQSECHPDTCTQMTATEQWIFLCAAHKTPKECPAIDYTRHTLDGAACLLNSNKYFPSRVSIKESSVAKLGSVCRRIYRIFSHAYFHHRQIFDDYENETFLCHRFTKFVMKYNLMSKDNLIVPILEEEVQNSVSGESEA; encoded by the exons ATGGTCATGGCGGAGGGGACGGCAGTGCTGAGGCGGAACAGGCCAGGCACGAAGGCGCAG GATTTCTATAATTGGCCTGATGAATCATTTGATGAAATGGACAGTACACTTGCTGTTCAGCAG tATATTCAGCAGAATATAAGGGCAGACTGCTCCAATATTGACAAAATTCTTGAACCACCTGAAGGCCAAGATGAAGGTGTATGGAAGTATGAACATTTAAG GCAATTCTGTCTTGAACTAAATGGACTTGCTGTCAAACTTCAg aGTGAATGCCATCCAGATACGTGTACTCAAATGACAGCAACTGAACAGTGGATTTTTCTTTGTGCAGCTCATAAAACTCCAAAAGAG TGTCCTGCTATAGATTACACAAGACACACACTTGATGGTGCTGCATGTCTTCTGAATAGCAATAAATATTTTCCCAGCAG GGTTAGCATAAAAGAATCATCTGTAGCAAAACTAGGATCAGTGTGCCGTAGGATTTATAGAATATTTTCACATGCCTATTTTCATCACCGGCAGATATTTGATGACTATGAA AATGAAACATTTTTATGTCATCGGTTTACTAAATTTGTGATGAAATATAATTTGATGTCGAAGGATAACCTGATTGTACCAATTTTAGAAGAGGAAGTTCAGAATTCAGTTTCTGGAGAAAGTGAAGCATGA